A window from Zingiber officinale cultivar Zhangliang chromosome 7A, Zo_v1.1, whole genome shotgun sequence encodes these proteins:
- the LOC122001799 gene encoding uncharacterized protein LOC122001799, with amino-acid sequence MSRSKLQGMSIVVLLSSTSAFCPSISSTRFLLLRPHGGSPCSIHLQGTRLCVRSRLPPTSIQDPLRERSSSATRSQCGAWRRWWSCSVCRWRRRGPCNTHSAARSCSACRWRRLCKGHGVDFAVAYVDVELWELALGDPDDSVEGKLMPKKKAGVFCVQVTGLKCGGLVLACKFDHHVADAYSANIFLVFWLELATFSHATHLPSLTFTI; translated from the exons ATGAGCAGGAGTAAATTACAAGGGATGTCGATCGTGGTGTTATTGTCATCGACTTCTGCTTTCTGCCCTTCGATCTCCTCCACGAGATTTCTTCTGCTTCGCCCTCACGGAGGTTCTCCATGTTCGATTCATCTCCAAGGCACTCGCCTTTGTGTCCGCTCACGACTTCCACCTACCTCTATTCAAGATCCCCTTCGTGAGAGGTCTTCTTCTGCTACGAGAAGCCAATGCGGAGCTTGGAGGCGATGGTGGTCGTGCTCAGTGTGTCGGTGGCGCAGGCGCGGTCCATGTAATACCCATTCGGCGGCGAGGTCATGCTCAGCGTGTCGCTGGCGCAGGCTCTGTAAGGGCCACGGCGTCGACTTTGCTGTCGCCTACGTTGACGTGGAGCTCTGGGAACTAGCACTGGGCGACCCCGACGACTCCGTCGAGGGCAAACTCATGCCGAAGAAGAAGGCCGGAGTTTTCTGCGTCCAG GTCACCGGTCTCAAGTGCGGCGGCCTCGTTTTGGCGTGCAAGTTTGACCACCACGTTGCCGACGCCTACTCCGCCAACATATTCCTCGTCTTCTGGTTGGAGCTCGCCACCTTCAGCCACGCCACCCACCTCCCTTCCTTAACATTTACTATATAA
- the LOC122001800 gene encoding ubiquitin domain-containing protein 1-like: MGCAGSTPVKGGEETTKKLRKPKPWKHPHPITVEQLKQTREEFWDTAPHYGGQREIWDALQAAAEAELSLAQTIVDSAGIIVSSADMTVCYDERGAKYELPKYVLSEPTNLVRDS, translated from the exons ATGGGCTGTGCTGGATCCACTCCGGTTAAAGGCGGAGAAG AGACTACTAAGAAGCTGCGAAAACCAAAGCCCTGGAAGCATCCTCATCCCATAACTGTGGAACAACTTAAGCAGACACGTGAAGAGTTTTGGGACACTGCCCCTCACTATGGTGGCCAAAGAG AGATCTGGGATGCACTCCAAGCAGCAGCTGAAGCTGAGTTAAGCCTTGCACAAACAATTGTGGACAGTGCAGGAATCATAGTTTCAAGCGCTGATATGACGGTGTGCTACGATGAACGAG GCGCGAAGTATGAACTGCCAAAGTATGTTTTGAGTGAGCCTACCAATTTGGTCCGCGACAGCTGA